The Pirellulimonas nuda genome includes a region encoding these proteins:
- a CDS encoding glycosyltransferase family 4 protein has product MSVASGDRLTVLVDGVVFENRSQIGIWRVFYETLSRLGDGFDVVVVLAGDAVQELPAGVSTLRLGHRYPHGSKLRFDRRWRRRQIIRRIDHHYPNAIWHSTYFTFDPRVRPRSVVTVYDLIAEELFYANRNFEEHAQDKRAAILQASAISTISHDTKQKLLQYYPDLSCPVSVATLGAEHIVPPAEPSPVREPFALFVGDRYGYKNFSILVDAVASTQWPEYLRVKVVGAPFSEAESRLLECRGVRRRFEHEGRVDDAMLATLYRRSTCFVFPSLNEGFGLPAVEAQSLGTIPVVSDLPVFREVCGSGAYYFDPHFTDSLCRAIQQVCQIEDRPLVVEACQKNAQRFRWQATADAMAEVYRSVAGLNGSRGATPSPPPARSSA; this is encoded by the coding sequence ATGAGTGTGGCTTCCGGCGACAGGCTAACGGTGTTAGTCGATGGCGTGGTGTTCGAGAACCGCAGCCAGATCGGCATCTGGCGGGTCTTCTATGAGACCTTGTCTCGCCTGGGCGACGGGTTCGACGTTGTCGTGGTGTTGGCCGGAGACGCCGTGCAAGAGCTCCCAGCAGGGGTGAGCACGCTCCGGTTGGGACACCGCTACCCGCACGGCAGCAAGCTCCGCTTCGACCGACGCTGGCGTCGCCGCCAGATCATCCGGCGGATCGACCACCACTACCCGAACGCCATCTGGCACTCGACTTATTTCACGTTCGATCCACGGGTTCGTCCGCGGTCCGTGGTCACGGTGTACGACCTGATCGCCGAGGAGCTGTTCTACGCCAACCGGAACTTCGAGGAACACGCCCAGGACAAACGCGCCGCGATCCTTCAGGCCTCCGCGATCTCCACGATATCGCATGACACAAAGCAAAAACTACTGCAGTATTACCCCGACCTGTCCTGCCCCGTCTCCGTCGCCACCCTGGGCGCCGAACACATCGTTCCCCCCGCAGAACCGTCTCCGGTGCGCGAACCGTTTGCCCTCTTCGTCGGCGACCGCTACGGCTACAAGAATTTTTCGATCTTGGTTGACGCCGTGGCGTCGACGCAGTGGCCGGAGTATTTGCGCGTCAAAGTCGTTGGCGCCCCGTTCAGTGAGGCCGAATCGCGACTATTGGAATGCCGGGGCGTGCGGCGGAGATTCGAACACGAGGGTCGAGTAGACGACGCGATGCTCGCCACGTTGTACCGCCGCTCGACCTGCTTTGTGTTCCCGAGCCTCAATGAAGGGTTCGGACTACCCGCCGTAGAGGCGCAATCTTTGGGGACGATTCCGGTGGTGAGCGACCTCCCGGTCTTCCGTGAAGTCTGCGGAAGCGGCGCCTACTACTTCGACCCGCATTTCACCGACTCGCTTTGCCGAGCGATTCAGCAAGTTTGTCAGATCGAGGACCGGCCTTTGGTCGTAGAAGCGTGCCAGAAGAACGCCCAGCGGTTCCGCTGGCAGGCGACGGCCGACGCGATGGCCGAGGTTTACCGCTCCGTTGCGGGCCTAAACGGATCGCGAGGGGCTACGCCTTCACCACCGCCAGCAAGAAGCTCGGCTTGA
- the cbiE gene encoding precorrin-6y C5,15-methyltransferase (decarboxylating) subunit CbiE translates to MTQTHPPIAVIGIGDDGLDAAPAAVRQRIESADVVLGPERALRLLPASIGAKRIALSGDLEQLAAQLETVGDRRAALLVFGDPMFYGLARYVTERLGKERFEVIPHVSSMQLAFARVMEGWDEAYLTNVANHRLETVVEKIRTADRVGLFTSEEVGPAQVAQALLDRRIDYFNAYVCENLGARDERVTRGSLAEIAAQDFSSLNVMILVRHPDVPDRPRESVGQRVFGNPDEAFAQAQPKLGLLTSAEVRCLALAQLDIGPESVVWDVGAGSGSVSIEAAQLATRGAVYAIEQDPEDHGLIRENAERFGVRNISPVLGTAPDCWSGLPDPDCVFIAGGGREVARLSTDAYARLRSGGRLVCNVISIDNLAELRQAMLAENPDVRVWMVNIARGADQLGRLSFESLKPSFLLAVVKA, encoded by the coding sequence ATGACCCAAACCCACCCTCCCATCGCCGTGATCGGCATCGGCGACGACGGCCTCGACGCCGCCCCCGCCGCGGTCCGTCAGCGTATCGAGTCCGCCGACGTGGTGCTCGGCCCCGAGCGGGCGCTCAGGCTGCTGCCCGCTTCTATCGGCGCGAAGCGGATCGCCCTCAGCGGCGACCTGGAGCAGCTTGCCGCCCAGTTGGAGACCGTCGGCGACCGCCGGGCGGCGTTGCTGGTGTTCGGCGACCCGATGTTTTATGGGCTGGCGCGTTACGTCACCGAGCGGCTCGGCAAGGAGCGGTTCGAGGTCATCCCGCACGTCAGCAGCATGCAGTTGGCGTTTGCGCGGGTGATGGAGGGCTGGGACGAGGCCTACCTGACCAACGTGGCCAACCACCGCCTAGAAACCGTGGTCGAGAAGATCCGCACCGCCGATCGCGTAGGGCTGTTCACCAGCGAAGAGGTGGGCCCCGCGCAGGTCGCCCAGGCGCTGCTCGACCGCCGCATCGACTACTTCAACGCCTACGTGTGCGAGAACCTGGGCGCCCGTGACGAACGCGTGACCCGCGGCTCGCTGGCGGAGATTGCTGCGCAGGACTTCTCTTCGTTGAACGTGATGATTCTGGTCCGGCACCCGGACGTCCCCGACCGGCCCCGCGAGTCGGTCGGTCAGCGGGTGTTCGGAAACCCCGACGAGGCGTTCGCCCAGGCGCAGCCCAAGCTGGGCCTGCTGACGTCGGCCGAGGTGCGGTGCCTGGCGCTGGCGCAGCTCGATATCGGCCCGGAGAGCGTGGTGTGGGACGTCGGCGCCGGCAGCGGCTCGGTCAGCATCGAGGCGGCCCAACTGGCGACCCGCGGCGCCGTGTACGCGATCGAGCAAGACCCAGAAGACCACGGGCTGATCCGCGAGAACGCCGAGAGGTTTGGCGTGCGGAACATCTCGCCCGTGCTGGGGACCGCGCCCGATTGCTGGAGCGGCCTGCCCGACCCCGACTGCGTGTTCATCGCCGGCGGGGGCCGCGAGGTGGCCCGCCTCAGCACCGACGCCTACGCCCGGTTGCGTAGCGGGGGGCGATTGGTTTGCAACGTGATCAGCATCGACAACCTGGCCGAGCTGCGGCAGGCGATGCTGGCCGAAAACCCCGACGTACGCGTCTGGATGGTGAACATCGCCCGCGGCGCCGACCAGCTCGGGCGGCTGAGCTTCGAGTCGCTCAAGCCGAGCTTCTTGCTGGCGGTGGTGAAGGCGTAG
- the glgX gene encoding glycogen debranching protein GlgX yields MLLTPVMTTSPVTAGLLMPKAQPTFHFSYPLPYGAVLRDEGVQFVVYSKNATAMRVLLYRRVTDREPYRLIEFNPDTDRWGDIWSIFVPELGAGTLYHFQAAGPFEPHKGHRFDPRARLIDPYASALAGTYLRGDDGVVRPPKCVVVDEHFDWQGDRHLRQPLSETIIYEMHVRGFTRSSSGGGDHPGTYLGVIDKIPYLKSLGVTAVELMPVHEFPTEESDGAKHGLANYWGYDPMAFFAPHRGYMHGAKPGDQVRQFKEMVRALHAAGIEVILDVVFNHTAEGNERGPTFSFKGLENSVYYMLNGGGEYKNYSGCGNTVNSNHPIVREMIFHCLRHWVYNYHIDGFRFDLASILSRDRNGDLCANPPLVEYIAEDPMLADTKIIAEAWDAAGAYQVGSFASERWAEWNGAYRDNIRRYWRGDVGMTGPMATRLAGSSDLYQPSGKNPYHSINFITSHDGYSLADLTAYERKHNLANGEDNRDGDNNNYSSNYGVEGPTRRLPIMTLRRRQAKNMLATLLLSQGTPMITSGDEVLRTQRGNNNAYCQDNPVSWFDWKQVEKNPDMMRFVQALIAFRLRQPVVRRQTFLTGMPHKSGELADVSWFGADGKPVDWSQTFHSLTCVLGDGGLDDPAARPVMIMIHSGGSPQDFMTPITVRDLRWRLFIDTAAEPPKEVYPDADGPLLATSEHVRLNHHTLRCYVVE; encoded by the coding sequence ATGCTGCTGACACCTGTGATGACGACTTCGCCCGTAACCGCGGGCCTGCTGATGCCTAAAGCCCAACCGACTTTCCACTTCAGCTACCCGCTCCCCTACGGCGCCGTGCTGCGCGACGAGGGGGTGCAGTTTGTGGTTTACAGCAAGAACGCTACCGCGATGCGGGTGCTGCTGTACCGGCGGGTGACCGACCGCGAGCCCTACCGGCTGATCGAGTTCAATCCGGACACCGATCGTTGGGGCGATATCTGGAGCATCTTCGTCCCCGAGCTGGGCGCCGGCACGCTGTACCACTTCCAGGCCGCCGGGCCGTTTGAGCCGCACAAGGGGCACCGCTTCGATCCACGCGCCCGCTTGATCGACCCCTACGCCAGCGCCCTGGCCGGCACCTACCTGCGCGGCGACGACGGCGTGGTCCGCCCGCCGAAGTGTGTGGTGGTCGACGAGCACTTCGATTGGCAGGGGGACCGGCACCTGCGGCAACCGCTCTCCGAGACAATCATCTATGAGATGCACGTACGCGGCTTTACGCGCAGCAGCTCGGGGGGCGGCGATCACCCCGGCACCTACCTGGGGGTGATCGATAAGATCCCCTACCTCAAGAGCCTGGGGGTGACGGCCGTTGAGCTGATGCCGGTGCACGAGTTCCCCACCGAGGAGAGCGACGGCGCCAAGCACGGCCTGGCCAACTACTGGGGCTACGACCCCATGGCCTTCTTCGCCCCGCACCGCGGCTACATGCACGGCGCCAAGCCGGGCGACCAGGTGCGGCAGTTCAAGGAGATGGTCCGCGCGCTGCACGCCGCGGGCATCGAGGTGATCCTGGACGTCGTGTTCAACCACACGGCCGAGGGGAACGAACGCGGCCCCACCTTCAGCTTCAAGGGGCTGGAGAACAGCGTCTACTACATGCTCAACGGGGGCGGGGAGTACAAGAACTACTCCGGCTGCGGCAACACCGTCAACAGCAACCACCCGATCGTGCGGGAGATGATTTTCCATTGCCTCCGGCACTGGGTCTACAACTACCACATCGACGGCTTCCGCTTCGACCTGGCGTCGATCCTTTCGCGCGACCGCAACGGCGACCTCTGCGCCAACCCACCCTTGGTGGAGTACATCGCGGAAGACCCGATGCTGGCCGACACGAAGATTATTGCCGAAGCGTGGGACGCCGCCGGGGCGTACCAGGTAGGCAGTTTCGCCAGCGAGCGTTGGGCGGAGTGGAACGGCGCCTACCGAGACAACATCCGCCGTTACTGGCGGGGCGATGTCGGCATGACCGGGCCGATGGCCACACGGCTGGCGGGCTCCAGCGACTTGTACCAGCCCAGCGGCAAGAACCCGTACCACAGCATCAACTTTATCACCTCGCACGACGGCTACTCGTTGGCCGACCTCACGGCGTACGAGCGTAAGCACAACCTGGCCAACGGCGAGGACAACCGCGACGGCGACAACAACAACTACTCGTCCAACTACGGGGTCGAGGGCCCCACGCGGCGGCTGCCGATCATGACGCTCCGCCGCCGGCAGGCCAAGAACATGCTGGCGACCCTGCTGCTGAGCCAGGGGACCCCCATGATCACCTCCGGCGACGAGGTGCTCCGCACCCAGCGGGGCAACAACAACGCCTATTGCCAAGACAACCCGGTGAGCTGGTTCGACTGGAAGCAGGTCGAGAAGAACCCAGACATGATGCGGTTCGTGCAGGCGCTGATCGCGTTCCGCCTCCGCCAGCCGGTGGTCCGCCGGCAGACCTTCCTCACCGGCATGCCCCACAAATCGGGCGAGCTGGCCGACGTGAGCTGGTTCGGCGCCGACGGCAAGCCGGTCGACTGGAGCCAGACGTTCCACAGCCTGACCTGCGTGTTGGGCGACGGAGGGTTGGACGACCCCGCGGCCCGGCCGGTAATGATCATGATCCATTCCGGCGGGAGCCCCCAAGATTTCATGACGCCGATCACCGTCCGCGACCTCCGCTGGCGGCTCTTTATCGACACCGCGGCAGAGCCCCCGAAGGAGGTTTACCCAGACGCGGACGGGCCGCTGCTGGCGACCTCCGAACACGTGCGGCTGAACCACCACACGCTTCGGTGCTACGTGGTGGAGTAG
- the purM gene encoding phosphoribosylformylglycinamidine cyclo-ligase encodes MQRITYKDSGVDLDVYAQSMARLPKLLRQTHTPRVLPLEGGFAGLFQLDFAGKLFARNYRDPVLVACSDGVGTKLKIAQMAGRHDSIGIDLVAMCVNDALCCGAEPLFFLDYVAMDRDDPVRLEQIVTGISRGCIESDAALLGGETAIMPDLYSPGEYDLAGFSVGVVERARVIDGKAISPGDVLIGVASSGLHSNGFSLVRKIVFDHAGLGIDDHVEELGATVGEALLAPTRLYVRSVRGVLSHYRKKQVVHGIAHITGGGLRENLERILPPGTALQIAPESWPVPPVFRWLQRLGNVDPDEMARVFNMGLGLVLVVSEYYAESVQAQLESAGETCWRIGSVAASDASS; translated from the coding sequence ATGCAGCGAATCACTTACAAAGACTCCGGCGTTGATCTGGACGTTTACGCCCAGAGCATGGCCCGTTTGCCCAAACTATTGCGGCAAACCCACACACCGCGGGTTCTGCCGCTGGAAGGGGGGTTTGCCGGGCTGTTTCAGCTCGATTTTGCCGGCAAACTGTTCGCCCGCAACTACCGCGACCCGGTCCTGGTCGCCTGCTCCGACGGGGTCGGCACCAAGCTGAAGATCGCCCAAATGGCCGGCCGGCACGACTCGATCGGCATCGACCTGGTGGCGATGTGCGTCAACGACGCCCTGTGCTGCGGCGCCGAACCGCTGTTTTTCTTGGATTACGTGGCTATGGACCGGGACGACCCGGTCCGGCTGGAGCAGATCGTCACCGGCATCAGCCGCGGCTGTATCGAGAGCGACGCCGCCCTGCTGGGGGGCGAAACCGCCATCATGCCCGACCTCTACTCCCCCGGCGAGTACGACCTGGCCGGCTTCTCCGTCGGCGTGGTGGAGCGGGCCCGGGTGATCGACGGCAAGGCGATCTCGCCGGGCGACGTGCTGATCGGGGTCGCCTCAAGCGGCCTGCACTCCAACGGTTTCAGCCTGGTGCGGAAGATCGTGTTCGATCACGCCGGGCTGGGCATCGACGATCACGTAGAAGAGCTGGGCGCCACGGTCGGCGAGGCGCTGCTCGCCCCGACCCGGCTCTACGTCCGCTCGGTCCGCGGCGTGCTGAGCCACTACCGCAAGAAGCAGGTGGTGCACGGCATCGCCCACATCACCGGCGGCGGGCTGCGAGAGAACCTCGAGCGCATCTTGCCGCCGGGCACGGCGCTCCAGATCGCCCCCGAGAGCTGGCCCGTCCCGCCCGTCTTCCGGTGGCTGCAGCGACTGGGCAACGTCGACCCCGATGAAATGGCCCGGGTCTTCAACATGGGCCTCGGGCTGGTGCTGGTCGTCAGCGAGTACTACGCAGAAAGCGTCCAGGCGCAACTGGAATCCGCGGGAGAGACGTGCTGGCGGATCGGGAGCGTGGCGGCTTCTGACGCAAGCTCCTGA
- a CDS encoding protein-disulfide reductase DsbD family protein, with protein MSQRNGGFAATLLVLALFFCAAPARAQFDFLGGGIGDGPQPVELAAQFTPATAERPAVLMVTATIEPGYHVYGVKQPAGGPQRTDLTLAPSSDYRLLGEFRGFPAPHTYIDEEVFTGVEIHEHEDQVTWYAPIELAEGVDPNKVKVAGSVSLQACDESCIPLDLEFTAKLGKGVEIGPLPEATSPAAAAPVTPEVNSGAMLPAAPAPSDSAYRLEKIELGKQRSLPTILLLALMGGFVLNFMPCVLPVIGLKIMSFVNQSGHSRSKAFALNVWYSLGILLVFWVLAGLAIFAGATFGDHFGDARFNVVMSSIVFALALAMLGVWEIPIPGFVGHGAAQEIASQEGPTGALAKGILTTILATPCTGPGVGAALGWTVKQSPAVTFGVFTTLGLGMALPYLLIGAFPSLVKFLPKPGAWMDTFKQFLGFVLMATVVWLLSSLPQEMLLPTLAFLTTVAMACWVYSRIPYGAEWGDRSQSYALTAAILAGGAVLSYGFLLPDVYGPRYQATVAMAANEQASQSTADLIAALRDSTDSERATLLSEPAVLTETVLDRPWQPFTLDKLAQVVIGQGRPVLVDFSADWCANCKVLEGTVLHTDAVDAAMERHGVVTMYADFTHKPQFLKDTLRALGANGVPVIAVFSPSDPYRPIVFRGAYTQSGLIEAIEKAAGGSSAVKVAQNTAN; from the coding sequence ATGTCTCAACGCAACGGCGGTTTTGCCGCCACGCTGCTAGTACTAGCTCTGTTCTTCTGCGCTGCGCCGGCCCGGGCGCAGTTTGACTTCCTCGGCGGAGGCATCGGCGACGGACCGCAACCGGTAGAGCTGGCTGCGCAGTTCACCCCGGCGACCGCCGAACGGCCCGCGGTCTTGATGGTCACGGCCACGATCGAACCCGGCTACCACGTGTACGGCGTGAAGCAGCCCGCCGGCGGGCCGCAGCGGACCGACCTGACGCTGGCGCCTTCGTCCGACTACCGGCTGCTGGGCGAGTTCCGCGGGTTCCCGGCGCCGCACACGTACATCGACGAAGAGGTGTTCACCGGCGTCGAGATCCACGAGCACGAAGACCAAGTCACTTGGTACGCGCCGATTGAGTTGGCCGAGGGGGTCGACCCCAACAAGGTCAAGGTCGCCGGCTCGGTGAGCCTGCAGGCGTGCGACGAGAGCTGTATCCCACTCGACTTGGAGTTCACCGCCAAGCTGGGCAAAGGGGTCGAGATCGGCCCGCTGCCGGAGGCAACCTCCCCAGCGGCGGCTGCTCCTGTAACGCCGGAAGTGAACTCCGGGGCGATGCTCCCCGCGGCGCCCGCCCCATCGGACTCCGCGTACCGGCTTGAGAAGATCGAGCTGGGCAAGCAACGCAGCCTGCCGACCATCCTGCTGCTCGCGCTGATGGGGGGCTTTGTGCTGAACTTCATGCCGTGCGTGCTGCCGGTGATCGGGCTGAAGATCATGAGCTTCGTGAACCAGTCTGGCCACAGCCGGTCCAAGGCGTTTGCGCTGAATGTTTGGTACTCGCTGGGGATCCTGCTGGTGTTCTGGGTGCTGGCGGGGCTGGCGATTTTTGCCGGCGCCACGTTTGGCGACCACTTCGGCGACGCGCGGTTCAACGTGGTGATGTCGTCGATCGTCTTTGCGCTCGCCCTGGCGATGCTGGGGGTGTGGGAGATCCCGATCCCGGGCTTCGTTGGCCACGGCGCCGCCCAAGAAATCGCCTCGCAGGAGGGCCCCACCGGCGCGCTCGCCAAGGGGATTCTGACCACGATCTTGGCGACCCCCTGCACCGGCCCCGGCGTCGGCGCGGCCCTGGGGTGGACCGTCAAGCAATCGCCGGCCGTTACGTTTGGCGTGTTCACCACGCTGGGGCTGGGGATGGCGCTTCCGTACCTGCTGATCGGCGCGTTCCCGTCGCTGGTGAAGTTCTTGCCGAAGCCCGGCGCGTGGATGGACACCTTCAAGCAGTTCCTCGGCTTTGTGCTGATGGCGACCGTGGTGTGGCTGCTCAGCTCGTTGCCGCAAGAGATGCTGCTGCCGACCCTCGCGTTCTTGACCACCGTAGCCATGGCCTGCTGGGTCTACTCACGCATCCCGTACGGCGCCGAGTGGGGCGATCGATCGCAGAGCTACGCCCTTACCGCAGCGATCCTGGCCGGGGGCGCGGTGCTGTCGTACGGGTTCTTGCTGCCGGACGTCTACGGGCCGCGGTACCAGGCGACCGTGGCGATGGCCGCCAACGAGCAGGCCTCCCAGAGCACGGCCGACCTGATCGCCGCGCTCCGCGACAGCACCGACTCCGAACGCGCTACCCTGCTGAGCGAGCCGGCCGTGCTGACCGAAACCGTGCTCGATCGCCCTTGGCAGCCGTTCACGCTAGACAAGCTGGCCCAGGTGGTCATCGGCCAGGGGCGGCCGGTGCTGGTCGATTTTTCCGCCGATTGGTGCGCCAACTGCAAGGTGCTCGAAGGGACCGTGCTGCACACCGACGCGGTCGATGCGGCCATGGAGCGGCACGGTGTTGTGACCATGTACGCCGATTTCACCCACAAGCCGCAGTTCCTGAAAGACACGCTGCGGGCGCTGGGCGCCAACGGCGTGCCGGTGATCGCGGTCTTCTCCCCCAGCGACCCCTACCGACCAATCGTGTTCCGCGGCGCGTACACCCAGAGCGGGTTGATCGAAGCCATCGAGAAGGCGGCCGGGGGATCGTCCGCGGTTAAAGTCGCGCAGAACACTGCGAACTAG